In Halobacteria archaeon AArc-dxtr1, the sequence CGGGTCAACCCGCTGACCGACCTCTTCGTGATGATCTTCTTCGCCTCCGTTGCGCTGGATCTGCAGACCAACGAGTTGCTTGCGTTCTGGCAGGAGGCGGTCATCGCCGCCCTGATCCTGATGCCGATAAAGTTCCTCGTGTTCTTCTACCTGATCGACTGGCAAGGGTTTGGTACAGAGACGACGTTTCTCGGGAGCATCAACATGATCCAGGTCAGTGAGTTCGGGATCATCGTCGCTGCCGTCGCGTTCGAGGGCGGCTTCATCGACGCGGAGGTGCTTGGCTTCATGACGCTGCTCGCGATCTTCACGATGGCCGTCTCGGTGTACTTCATCGAGTTCAGTCATCCGCTGTTCGAGCGGTTCGAACCGACGTTCTCAAAGTGGACTGGCGACGGCGACTTCGAGGGTGGAAAACGGGAGTACCGCGATCACGCGATCGTCATCGGCTACGACGACGTGACGCGCAACGCCCTCCCGATTCTCGCGGAGACCTACGACGACGTCGTCGTCGTCGACCGAACCGTCGATCACATCGAGGAACTCGAAAAAGAGGGATACGACGGAATTTACGGCGACTTCCGAAACGCCACGATCCGGAAGGATGCGGCCGTCTCGAAGGCAGCGTTCGCCCTCTCGTCGTCGGTCCAGCCGGAAGTGAACAAGGCGTTGCTCAGACAGGTCGGCGAGGACACGACCGTCTTCGTCGAAGCGGACCGGATCGAACACGCACACGAGCTGTACGACAGAGGTGCTCACTGCGTCATCATGCCGTCGTACTTCGCTGCCGATCGGCTCGCCGACTACCTCCGGTCGTATCTCGAGGAGGACCAACCGCTCGAAGACATGATGGAACACGACGTCGAACTACTGGACAGTTCGGACCCGTTCCCAACAACGGCCGACCGGATCGGGGGTGGTAGCGATGACTGACCTGCTCACCGCGGTCTCGATAATCTTCATCGTCGCGGGGCCGTTCTTGCTGGTAGCCAACCGGTTCAACCTTCCAACCGTCCCGTTTTTGGTCCTCGCGGGGGTCGTCGTCGGCTTCTTCGTCGAGCCGGAGCTCACGCTCGAACTCGCGCAGTACGGGATCGCGCTGCTCGTGTTCTCCTTCGGCGTCGAAATCAACCTCTCTGCGGTCCGAACGGTGCTGGTCGACAGCGAACTCGCCGCACTCGGACAGATTCTCGTCGTCGGTTCGCTCGGGTTCGGGTTCGGGCTCGTACTCGGCGTTCCACCCGGCGAATCGATCTTCCTCGGCGCCGCTGCAGCGCTCTCGTCGACGATTGTCGGAACCGCACTGTTACAGCGAGAGTTCAACGCGAACCTCGTTCGCGGACGGCTGGCAAACTCGATTCACTTCGTCCAGGATCTGCTCGCCATCCTGTTCGTGCTCGTCTTGGGCGCCGCGACGCTCGCCCCCGGCCCCGTCGCGACGATGCTCGGGTACGGACTCGCACTGCTCGTCGCTGCCGTCCTCGTTAACCAGTACCTGTTCGACCTCGTCGGCAGGCTCGCTGGGGACTCTGACGAACTCATGATTCTGGCGGTCGTCTCGCTGCTCGTGCTGTTCGTCGGCGCAGCCCAGTTTGCTGGCGTCTCGATCGTCGTCGGCGCCTTCGCGGCCGGACTCGCCGTCCGTCACGACCCGGTCGAATACCTGGGACTGTTCAACGGTCTCCAGTCGATCCGGGATTTCTTCGTCGCCATCTTCTTCGTGACGATCGGGGCGCTCGTCGTCTTGCCGTTCGTCGAGATCGGTTGGACGGAGTCCGTCGAGAAGCTGCTCTTGGCGGGCGGGCTCGTGCTTCTGACGGCAGTGGTAAAGCCAGCGGTCACCACGGTGATCTTACTCTCTCAGGGTTACGAAGCGCGTACAGCGACGCTGACGAGCTTCAACACCGACCAGGTCAGCGAATTCGCGCTCATCATCGCGATCGAAGCGCTGTTGCTCGGACTCTTGACCCAGTCAGTGTTCGACGCGATCATTTTCGCTGCGGCGGTGACGATGGTGACGTCGAGTCTCAGTCAGCGCTACGACGAGGAGATCTACCGGTGGCTTTCGGCCCGTGGACTCCTCGGAAGCAGACACGAGAAGATCGACGAGTGGAGCGAGGTCCCCGCAGATCTCTCCGATCACGTCGTCATCGTTGGCTACGGCCGGCAGGGCCAGAGACTGGTCGAAACCTGTGAGGACCTCGGCCAGCCCTACGTCGTCATCGAGAACGATCCGGCCCGCAGAGACACGATCACCACCAATTGTGACGCATTCGTCTTCGGTGACGCGATGGAGCAATACACCTGGACGAAAGCAAACGTCGACGATGCACGACTCGTGGTTTCAACGATCAAATCGGCCGTCGTCTCCAGACGGCTCCTCTCGTTCGAGTTCGAATCCGACCTGACCCTGCGTGCAGGCAATCGAGAGAGCGCGCTGGAACTGCTCGATTCGGGAGCGCTGTACGTCAGCCACTCGGAGCTGCTCGCCGGCCAGCAACTCGCCACGCAGCTTCGAGCGCTGGTCGACGGAGAGCAAACGCCAGACGAGCTTCGCGACGAGCAGCGAGCCGAACTGGAGGGCCGCGCCGATCCCATCTTCAACCCGCTGCGCTGACGCGACAGATCATCGGCCGGCAACCCACGTACGCTATCCCGCGTTCGGCCAGCACGACCGCGCTCGTCGTGCCGACTCGGAAACGATACCGCCAAGCGTTTTACACCTGCTCGAGACGTAGCGATACTGATGTTCGAGTCACTCGACCCGGTTCGTCTGCTCCGAAACCTCGGCGTCTACACCGTGGCGGTTCTCGTCGCAATCGTCGGCGCAATCGGGCTGATCGACGTGATCGACATTCCCACCGTCCTCGCGGGGTCGTTACTCGTTCTCGGCCTCGGCATCGTCCTCGCCGTTCACGAGTATCTTGGCGGCCCGTTCTGAGAGAGAACCCTCCGACCGCGCCGACTGAAACGCGAAGACCGGACTCAGTACTGTTCGCGCTGCGTGGTGAAGCCGTACCGTTCGAGTTCGGCCAAGCGATCGCGGTGGTCGGCGGCGAGCGTCTCGATATCCGTCTCGCCTTTCAGCAGCGCGTCGATGACCTCTCTGAGCTGCTCGCCGGCCAGAATGTCTGGGACGGTGACGTACGTCGCCCCCGAGTCGACGAACGCAGCGGCCTCCTCGGCGTCGGCAGATCGGAGGATGATATCGGCGTCGGGCTCCAGTTCGAGCAGATGCTCGGACACTGGTCGGTGGTCGACCGTCGAGACCACGAGCGTGGCGTCTTCGAGGTGGGCCTTCTCCCAGGGGTACGTCGACATCGCATCACCGAAGACGTAGTGTCGACACTCGGCCTCGAGTCGGTCGTACAGTGCGGGGTCGTTCTCGATGACGACGTAGGGCTGGCCGAGGTCCTCGCAGGTCTCGACGAGCCGACGGCCTTGTCGACCGTAGCCAAGCACGATGACGTGATCGGAGAGAGTGTCCTCGACACGGCTGTGTTGATCGACTTTCCGGGTTCGTTGCTCGGTAAAGAACCGCGGGACGACCGTCGCGTACAGATCTTCTTCGGTCCGTCGGATAGCGGCAGCGAGCACCATCGTCACCGCTGCTGCGAGGATGATCGCGTCGAACATATCCTCGGTGATCGTTCCCATGAGCAGCGCCTGGATGGCGATCACGAGCGAGAACTCGCTGACCTGATTGAGCCCGGTCGTGGCGAAAAACGCCGTTCGCACGTCGTACCCCTCGTAGACGAACGCGAGGAGTAACACGACTGGATTGACGACCGCCACGAGCGCCACGAGTACGAGCGCGACCGTCGCGGCCTCGAGCGACGGGATCGACACCAGCGCCCCGACGGTGACGAAGAAGATGGTGACGAAAAAGTCCCTGATCGAGGCGATTCCGTTTCCGACGGCAAGTGACTGTGTGCCGTCGTTTCTGATCGCAATCCCGGCGGCGAAGGCGCCGACGACGATCGAGATCCCGACGTACTCGGCGGCCGCGAGGAACGCAACCAGAATTGAGACACAGCCCATCAATACAAGTTCGTCGGAGCCGTCGGCGGCTCGGACGAGCAACGGGAACCCGTGGCGGTAGATCACGAGTCCGACGGCGAGCAACACGACGGCGTACCCGATCTTCGACGCGACGGCGTCGGCAGTCACGACCTCCGTACTGAGAATCAACAGCAGTACGATCGCGACCAGATCGTCGAAGAAGTGAATCGAGGAGGCGAGCCGTCCGTGAACGAGGTTGTCGCGGATCTCCGTCTCGAGCATCCCGGCGCCGACGAGCGTCGAGCTCAGCGTGACGGCGGCGCTGAAGTATACCGCGTTTCTGAACGGCTCGGCGAAGCCAAAGAGCTCACCGAGGACGTAGCCGGCACCGAACGCGACCGGCGCGACGACCAGGAGCTGGGTGATCGCGGCCACCTCGCCGTCTCTGAGAACCGACTGGACGTCGCCGAGATCGAGTCGAATGCCGAAGACGAACACGAGAAACGCGATCCCCCACTGGGCAAGCACCAGCAACTCGTCGAGTCCAATGGTCCACCCGATAGCCAGTCCGGCGAGGAGGTAAAACGGCACCGTCGGCAGCCGGAACTGGTTGGCGACGAACAACAACGCGCCGGCGGCGACGAAGATGATCCCGAGGTCGACGATGAGCGCTTCAACCATCGATACCACCTTCCTCGCCGACCATGTCAGACGCCGGCTCGTGTTCGCTTCGCCTGAGGCGATCGAGATCGTCGTTGACCGTCTGATCGAACGACGAGCGATCCTCGAGGTACCGTTCGAGATACTCGCTGATCATCTCTGCAGTCAGGTGTGTGCTCATGACGACGTACGTAGCCCCACGGTCGTAGAGCGCGTTCGCGTCATCGACTCGCTCTGCCTCGACGAAGACGATGGTGTCCTCGTCAACCTCCTCGAGGAGCGCTTCGTTGACCTCGCGCTCGACGCTCGAGCTGAGGACGAAGCGTGCCTCCGCGAGGTTCGCCTCCTTTCTGACCTCCGAGTGACGGAAGTCGCCGAAGAGCTGATCGTAGGGCTCGCCCCCACTGTCCTCTACGTGTCCCGCTTTGCGGTCGATGAGGACCACCTCGTCGTAGTGATCGACCAGGAGCGGGAGGATCCGTTCGGAGATGTCGTCTCGGCCGATCACGATGGCGTGGTCGCTGTAGGTCGCGATCTCCGCATCGCGGTCGCCGGCTGACTCGAACCGACGGAACCACGGCTCGACACGCTCGTAGATCGCGTGATTGTTGGCGACGATATACGTCGAGATGGTCATCGTCATCAGTGCCATCAGCGTCAGGTAGCCGAGGATGTCGGGCCCGATGTACTCCTGTTGGATGGCCAGCGCACCGACGATCAACGAGAACTCGCTGACCTGGACCATGTTGATCGACGCCAGAAACGTCGGCTCGACGCCAAAGCCCTCGCGATCGATGAGGTAGAACATGATCCAGAAGTTCCCGATCATCAGTACAACCGAGGCGATGATCGCCTCCTGCCAGTAGGCGAAGAGACTCGCAGCGCCACCTTCGATCTGGAGGCCGATGCTCGCGAAGAACACGAGGATGAAGAAGTCGGTGATCGGCGTGATTCGATCCTCGAGTTCCTTGCTGTAGGGCAACTGTGCGAGGCTCAGTCCGGCCAGGAACGCACCGATCTCGATGCCGCCGTCGAACTGGCTCTCTGCAGCGGCGATGAACAGAAACGCCCAGGCGATTGCGATGATCAGGAAGATGTCCTTGTTGTCTGCGACGCGACGGAACAGCCGCGGGAGAAGGTACTTCGAGGAGGCGATGGAGACGATCCCGATAACGGCGATCATCGCGAACACGACTGCCAGTGTCTGGAGGATCTCGCCAGTACTATCGAGTGAATCCGCGCTGAACATCGCGAGGACGACCACGAGATAGATGTCCTGGACGATGAGGACGCCGACGTCTATCTTCCCGGGGAGCGTCGTGATCTCGTCTTTGTCGGTCAGCACCTTGACGATGATCGGCGTCGCACCGAACACCGTCGCCAGCGAGATGACGATGATCTCTGTCGTCCCGAACCCGAGCGCCAACGCGACTGCAAATGCGAGTGCCGTCTGCAACACCGTCTGTCCGACGGCGACGTTCGTCACCGGACGCAGGATCTCTCGAATGTCCGAAAACCGCATCTTCATCCCGAGTAAGAACAGCAGAAAACCCAGACCGAGCTCGGCCATCAGGTAGACCAGCCCCTCGTCGGTGACGATATCGAACATGACCGGGCCGAGGATCACTCCGGTGGCGATGTACGCGATGATCGTCGGCTGCCCCAGCTGTCTGACGAGAATACCGATGATCGTCGCAACGACGATGATGATCGCGAAATCAGCAGCTAGGGCGATGTCGCTCATCTACGCTCGCATTTGGGAATCGTGCGGTTATACGTTCGGCTTTTCACTCAATAGCTACCTCACAACCGTCCTGCCGTGCGCTCTTTTGCCACCGTGAGACGCGTCTTGTCGTTACCCATCTCGGTTCGAGACGCCCTCGATCAGGTACTCCGCACCCGCGAGGTTAGTCGCGAGCGCGGTATCGTGGACGTCACAAATACGCAACAGCGCGGAGATGTCCGGCTCGTGGGGCTGTGCCCGAAGCGGATCGCGCAGGAAGACGATTCCGTCGAGGCGGTCGTTGGCGACCTGGGCGCCGATCTCGAGATCGCCCCCCAGTGGTCCCGACTGTTTGCGATCGACGTCGAGGTCGGTCTCCTCCATCAGCCGCTTGCCCGTCGTGCCGGTCGCGATCAGTTCGTACTCCCGGAGCGTCTCCTCGTGGGTCTGTGCAAACTCGATCAGGTCTGCTTTTTTCTCGTCGTGGGCGATCAGCGCGAGTCGCGTCATACCGGTCGGTTGGGCGCTCGGCTATTAATGATGGGTCTTCCGGCGACTTCCGACCCACCAGGGACTTCTGACCCACTTTCGCCCGGCGGTCGAAGCGTTTTTGTCCCGCTCACCCGCCCTCGCAGGTATGCCCGAACTCGACGCCCACCACGTGGGTCTGACCGTCTCGGATCTCGACGAGTCGATCGCCTTCTATCGCGACGTCTTCGGCCTCCCCGTCCGCCAGCGTTTCGAGGTCGGCGGCGAGGCGTTCGCCGACGCCGTCGACGTCGACGGCGCGAGTGCCGACTTCGCCCACCTTGACGCCGGCGGCGTCAGGATCGAACTGGTTTCCTACGAACCCGAGGACGACGAGCGCGGGACACCCGAACTCAACCAGCCAGGTGCGGGTCACGTGGGACTCTCGGTCGACGACCTGGAGGCGTTCTACGACGGACTTCCCGACGACGTTCCCACGCTGAGTGAGCCACGGACGACCGAGAGCGGCACGTCGATTCTGTTCGTTCGGGATCCCGACGGAACCCTCGTCGAAGTGCTTGAAACCTGAGGCGCGGTGTCCACTGTGCGAGGGAGCGCGTGCGTTTCCGACCGGGCGGATAGCAACACTTTCGACCCTCGACCGGCGACTCGCGAGCATGAACTTCTTCGATCGGCTCCACGACCGCATCGTCTCGGTCGACAGCGTCGTCAGCGTCGGCTTGGACCCCGACCCGAAGCGGATTCCCGACCACCTACAGGAGTACGACCTCCCCCGGTGGGCGTTCAACCGCCGAATCATCGACGCGACCCACGAGCACGCCGCGGTCTACAAGCCAAACGCCGCTTTCTACGAGGACCCCGACGGCTGGGCCGCTCTCGCTGAGACCGTCGCCTACGCCCACGGGAAGGGCGTTCCCGTCTTGCTCGACGCCAAGCGCGCCGACATCGGCAACACCACGCGACAGTACGCCGAAGCCCTCGGCACCGGCGGGCTCGACGTCGACGCGATCACGGTCAATCCCTATCTCGGTCAGGATTCCCTCCAGCCGTTTCTCGACCGCGAGGAGGCCGGGGTCTTCATCCTCTGTCGCACATCGAATCCTGGCGGCGCGGACCTGCAGGACCTCGAGCTCGCGGGCGGCGAGCGCGTCTACGAGCACGTCGCCGACCTCGCTAGCGAGTGGGACGAGAACGACAACGTTGGACTCGTCGTCGGCGCGACCAACCCTGACGAACTCGCCGAGGTCCGCGAGCGGGTCCCCGATCTTCCCTTCCTCGTCCCCGGCGTCGGCGCCCAGGGCGGTGATGCCGAGGCCGCCGTCGAGCACGGACTCGCGAACGGCGTCGGACTCGTCAACTCCTCGCGAGGGATCATCTTCGCCGGTGAGCGTGTCGGCCCCGACGGGAGCGGGTCGGACGAAAACGGCTTCTACAAGGCGGCTGGTTCAGCCGCAAAACAGCTCAAACGGCGACTCAATCAGTACCGATAGGCGTCAGTCTGCCCGTTTCGAACGTCCTCTCCCGTCTCAGAGCCGGTGGATGTCCGTCTCGTCGATCTCCCGACCGGGATCTGCCTGCGAGGCACAGTCCGCACACAGCCCCATCCCCTGATCGTAGTGCGCTTGACAGGCGAACGTCCCGCAGTTCTGACAGCGCTCCTGGGCTGGGCGCGACTCGCAGATCTGACACAGGCCGCTAACGCTCATAGTCGCGGTAGGTGATCCAGGGGCTTGAAACCGCGCCCGGAATCGCGAGCGTCACGGCCTGCGTCGCCGTGTGATTCTGTTACACGCTACGCGAAGTCTTTTTGCGTGCTCCCCTCTATCACCCCTCATGAGCCGTAACCGGGCTCTACTGGAGCGAGCCCTGGAACGTGGCGAACGGGACGGTGGCAGCGTCGAGTTCAAAGAGCGCCTCCTTCGGGACGTCCACCTGGAGGGAGGCCGCCGAGAGAGTCTGGCCGCGCAGCTTCGACACCGGGTCCTCTCCGGCGACGGCGAGGCGACCTACGTCATCGGCGTCACGGACGACGGCGGTCTCGCCGGCATCGATCCCGACACCTTCTCCGAGTCGATGGACGTCCTCTCACTGCTGGCGGCAGAGGCCGACTGCCACATCGACGAGGTCCAGACCTGGGGTGTCGACAGTGAGACCGGCGTCACCCCTTCCGAGCGCGGAACCGACGTGCCCCGAGACCGGGGTCTCGTCGGCGTCGCAACCGTTCGCGAGGGCGCCGTCTTAGATACCGACGACGAGCACGTCGTCGTGGGCACCGCGGGCCACGTCGACCACGGCAAGTCCACGTTAGTCGGCTCGCTGATCACCGGACGGGCCGACGACGGAGACGGCGCGACCCGGGCGTTTCTGGACGTCCAGCCCCACGAAGTCGAGCGCGGCCTCTCGGCTGATCTCTCCTACGCCGTCTACGGCTTCGACGAGGAGGGTCCGGTCCACGTCCGAAATCCCAACCGGAAGGCAGACCGCGCCCAGGTCGTCGAGGAGGCAGACCGACTGGTCTCGTTCGTCGACACGGTCGGCCACGAGCCGTGGCTGCGGACGACGATCCGCGGGCTCGTCGGCCAGAAGCTCGACTACGGCCTGCTGGCGGTCGCAGCCGACGACGGACCCACGCGAGTCACCCGCGAGCATCTCGGCGTCTTGCTGGCGACCGATCTGCCAACGATCGTCACGATCACCAAAGTTGACGCGGTCGACGACGAGCGCGTCGAGGAGGTTGAACGCGAGGTCGAGCGCCTTCTGCGCGACGTCGAGAAGTCCCCGCTGTCGGTCGCACGCCACGGCGTCGACGCCGCCGTCGACGAGATCGGCGAGACGGTCGTCCCAATCGTTAGAACCAGCGCGATCACGATGGAAGGCTTAGACGTCTTAGACGAACTGTTCGATCGTCTCCCCAAAACGTCGGGCGACGACGGCGAGTTCCGGATGTACGTCGACCGGAGTTACGCCGTGACGGGCGTGGGGGCGGTCGCCTCGGGCACCGTCATGGCCGGCGAGGTCGAGGCGGGCGACGAACTCCTGCTCGGACCGATGCCAGACGGCAGCTTTCGGGAGGTCGAGGTCCGCTCGATCGAGATGCACTACCACCGCGTCGACACCGCCCAGGCGGGCCGAATCGTCGGCATCGCGCTCAAAGGCGTCGCCGAAGCCGACATCGAGCGCGGGATGGTCTTACTTCCGGCCGACGCTAATCCGGAGCCAGTCCGCGAGTTCGAAGCCGAGGTGATGGTGCTGAACCACCCGACGCGGATCGGTGACGGCTACGAGCCCGTCGTCCACTTAGAGACGATCGGCGAGGCTGCCGCCTTCTACCCCGAGAACGGGCGGCTCCTGCCAGGTGACACCGGCCGCACGCGCGTTCGTTTCAAGTTCCGGCCGTACCTCGTCGAGGAGGGCCAGAAGTTCGTCTTCCGCGAGGGCCGCAGCAAGGGCGTCGGGACGGTCGTGGACACGGACCCGGACGCGTAGTCCGTCGACCAGCAGGACACTGGCAGTGGCTGCGAGAAGCGGCCGCCGGAGTCCATCGCCCGACCGAAACCAAAGTTGGTATGTCGCGCTCGGTTCCTCAGTATACCCAAGATGGTAGAGACGAGCGTAATCGGTTGTGGAAACATGGGTAGCGCCCTGATACGCGGTCTCGACCGCGCCGGCGGGCACGAGGTCACGGCCTGCGATCTCGACCCCGGCGCGCGCGAGGCCGTCGCGCCCTACTGCGCACAGACGACGGACGACGTCGCCGAGGCTGCCGAGGCCGACGTCGTGGTCGTCGCGGTGAAACCGGATCTCGTCGGCGTGGTGCTCGACGACCTCGAACTCGCGCCCGAACAGACCCTGGTCTCGATCGCTGCCGGCGTCTCGACGGCGTTCGTCGCGGCTCGCACCGACGCAAACGTCGCGCGGGTCATGCCGAACCTCGCGGCCGAGACCGGCGACATGGCCGCAGCCGTCACCGGCGAGGTGACCGACGACGTGCGCGCGCTGCTCGACGACGTCGGCGAGTTCGTCGAGATCGAAGAATCCCA encodes:
- a CDS encoding cation:proton antiporter; this translates as MSDIALAADFAIIIVVATIIGILVRQLGQPTIIAYIATGVILGPVMFDIVTDEGLVYLMAELGLGFLLFLLGMKMRFSDIREILRPVTNVAVGQTVLQTALAFAVALALGFGTTEIIVISLATVFGATPIIVKVLTDKDEITTLPGKIDVGVLIVQDIYLVVVLAMFSADSLDSTGEILQTLAVVFAMIAVIGIVSIASSKYLLPRLFRRVADNKDIFLIIAIAWAFLFIAAAESQFDGGIEIGAFLAGLSLAQLPYSKELEDRITPITDFFILVFFASIGLQIEGGAASLFAYWQEAIIASVVLMIGNFWIMFYLIDREGFGVEPTFLASINMVQVSEFSLIVGALAIQQEYIGPDILGYLTLMALMTMTISTYIVANNHAIYERVEPWFRRFESAGDRDAEIATYSDHAIVIGRDDISERILPLLVDHYDEVVLIDRKAGHVEDSGGEPYDQLFGDFRHSEVRKEANLAEARFVLSSSVEREVNEALLEEVDEDTIVFVEAERVDDANALYDRGATYVVMSTHLTAEMISEYLERYLEDRSSFDQTVNDDLDRLRRSEHEPASDMVGEEGGIDG
- a CDS encoding cation:proton antiporter; this encodes MTDLLTAVSIIFIVAGPFLLVANRFNLPTVPFLVLAGVVVGFFVEPELTLELAQYGIALLVFSFGVEINLSAVRTVLVDSELAALGQILVVGSLGFGFGLVLGVPPGESIFLGAAAALSSTIVGTALLQREFNANLVRGRLANSIHFVQDLLAILFVLVLGAATLAPGPVATMLGYGLALLVAAVLVNQYLFDLVGRLAGDSDELMILAVVSLLVLFVGAAQFAGVSIVVGAFAAGLAVRHDPVEYLGLFNGLQSIRDFFVAIFFVTIGALVVLPFVEIGWTESVEKLLLAGGLVLLTAVVKPAVTTVILLSQGYEARTATLTSFNTDQVSEFALIIAIEALLLGLLTQSVFDAIIFAAAVTMVTSSLSQRYDEEIYRWLSARGLLGSRHEKIDEWSEVPADLSDHVVIVGYGRQGQRLVETCEDLGQPYVVIENDPARRDTITTNCDAFVFGDAMEQYTWTKANVDDARLVVSTIKSAVVSRRLLSFEFESDLTLRAGNRESALELLDSGALYVSHSELLAGQQLATQLRALVDGEQTPDELRDEQRAELEGRADPIFNPLR
- a CDS encoding cation:proton antiporter encodes the protein MLSEVALSVDLAIILLSATIAGFLAKRTGQPTIIAYIVAGVVLGPAALGLVEVTTLTETLSELGLAFLLFLLGIKMRLEEIKHVLAPIVKISIPQMVVVFLAGAGTAVALGFGPVEALIIGLAVMYSSTAVVIKMLNDRDEATSLHGKIDVGVLLVQDVVVVIILAVLAAGRPDDVAEVATTLGVVLVLVALITVAAIVASQTLLPKLFRRIADNKEVFFLIAISWAFLFVFVSDNINVFLAPLGITAYLSIEMGAFMAGLAIAQLPYSKELQDRVNPLTDLFVMIFFASVALDLQTNELLAFWQEAVIAALILMPIKFLVFFYLIDWQGFGTETTFLGSINMIQVSEFGIIVAAVAFEGGFIDAEVLGFMTLLAIFTMAVSVYFIEFSHPLFERFEPTFSKWTGDGDFEGGKREYRDHAIVIGYDDVTRNALPILAETYDDVVVVDRTVDHIEELEKEGYDGIYGDFRNATIRKDAAVSKAAFALSSSVQPEVNKALLRQVGEDTTVFVEADRIEHAHELYDRGAHCVIMPSYFAADRLADYLRSYLEEDQPLEDMMEHDVELLDSSDPFPTTADRIGGGSDD
- a CDS encoding methylglyoxal synthase, with product MTRLALIAHDEKKADLIEFAQTHEETLREYELIATGTTGKRLMEETDLDVDRKQSGPLGGDLEIGAQVANDRLDGIVFLRDPLRAQPHEPDISALLRICDVHDTALATNLAGAEYLIEGVSNRDG
- a CDS encoding cation:proton antiporter; the encoded protein is MVEALIVDLGIIFVAAGALLFVANQFRLPTVPFYLLAGLAIGWTIGLDELLVLAQWGIAFLVFVFGIRLDLGDVQSVLRDGEVAAITQLLVVAPVAFGAGYVLGELFGFAEPFRNAVYFSAAVTLSSTLVGAGMLETEIRDNLVHGRLASSIHFFDDLVAIVLLLILSTEVVTADAVASKIGYAVVLLAVGLVIYRHGFPLLVRAADGSDELVLMGCVSILVAFLAAAEYVGISIVVGAFAAGIAIRNDGTQSLAVGNGIASIRDFFVTIFFVTVGALVSIPSLEAATVALVLVALVAVVNPVVLLLAFVYEGYDVRTAFFATTGLNQVSEFSLVIAIQALLMGTITEDMFDAIILAAAVTMVLAAAIRRTEEDLYATVVPRFFTEQRTRKVDQHSRVEDTLSDHVIVLGYGRQGRRLVETCEDLGQPYVVIENDPALYDRLEAECRHYVFGDAMSTYPWEKAHLEDATLVVSTVDHRPVSEHLLELEPDADIILRSADAEEAAAFVDSGATYVTVPDILAGEQLREVIDALLKGETDIETLAADHRDRLAELERYGFTTQREQY
- the proC gene encoding pyrroline-5-carboxylate reductase; the encoded protein is MVETSVIGCGNMGSALIRGLDRAGGHEVTACDLDPGAREAVAPYCAQTTDDVAEAAEADVVVVAVKPDLVGVVLDDLELAPEQTLVSIAAGVSTAFVAARTDANVARVMPNLAAETGDMAAAVTGEVTDDVRALLDDVGEFVEIEESQMDIATAVNGSGPAFVFYLLGAMADAGVAGGLDPDDAETLAAQTFKGAAETVLRSERSVDELIDAVCSPNGTTIEGMEVLWDSDADVAVSEAVGAAERRSGELAAEFDDG
- a CDS encoding GTP-binding protein, encoding MSRNRALLERALERGERDGGSVEFKERLLRDVHLEGGRRESLAAQLRHRVLSGDGEATYVIGVTDDGGLAGIDPDTFSESMDVLSLLAAEADCHIDEVQTWGVDSETGVTPSERGTDVPRDRGLVGVATVREGAVLDTDDEHVVVGTAGHVDHGKSTLVGSLITGRADDGDGATRAFLDVQPHEVERGLSADLSYAVYGFDEEGPVHVRNPNRKADRAQVVEEADRLVSFVDTVGHEPWLRTTIRGLVGQKLDYGLLAVAADDGPTRVTREHLGVLLATDLPTIVTITKVDAVDDERVEEVEREVERLLRDVEKSPLSVARHGVDAAVDEIGETVVPIVRTSAITMEGLDVLDELFDRLPKTSGDDGEFRMYVDRSYAVTGVGAVASGTVMAGEVEAGDELLLGPMPDGSFREVEVRSIEMHYHRVDTAQAGRIVGIALKGVAEADIERGMVLLPADANPEPVREFEAEVMVLNHPTRIGDGYEPVVHLETIGEAAAFYPENGRLLPGDTGRTRVRFKFRPYLVEEGQKFVFREGRSKGVGTVVDTDPDA
- the pyrF gene encoding orotidine-5'-phosphate decarboxylase; amino-acid sequence: MNFFDRLHDRIVSVDSVVSVGLDPDPKRIPDHLQEYDLPRWAFNRRIIDATHEHAAVYKPNAAFYEDPDGWAALAETVAYAHGKGVPVLLDAKRADIGNTTRQYAEALGTGGLDVDAITVNPYLGQDSLQPFLDREEAGVFILCRTSNPGGADLQDLELAGGERVYEHVADLASEWDENDNVGLVVGATNPDELAEVRERVPDLPFLVPGVGAQGGDAEAAVEHGLANGVGLVNSSRGIIFAGERVGPDGSGSDENGFYKAAGSAAKQLKRRLNQYR
- a CDS encoding VOC family protein; the encoded protein is MPELDAHHVGLTVSDLDESIAFYRDVFGLPVRQRFEVGGEAFADAVDVDGASADFAHLDAGGVRIELVSYEPEDDERGTPELNQPGAGHVGLSVDDLEAFYDGLPDDVPTLSEPRTTESGTSILFVRDPDGTLVEVLET